Proteins encoded in a region of the Triticum dicoccoides isolate Atlit2015 ecotype Zavitan chromosome 3A, WEW_v2.0, whole genome shotgun sequence genome:
- the LOC119271702 gene encoding G-type lectin S-receptor-like serine/threonine-protein kinase SD2-5 → MAAAATSPLTPHHLPPVLLCILLLLPAAAAQTTLKITNMCPYTVWPAATPVGGGMRLDPGTTWTFDVPDNTKGGQVWARTGCSFDINDKGSCQTGDCDGVLTCNGRGKQPFTLAEFSLNQFEHNSLFYISLDNGFNVPMEFLPVQVKGGQRRCKGTRCGVDITSQCPSELKVPGGCNSTCPVVSKLPCKYTDFFVQMCPEAIIDSSDSPSVIVFSCPWGTTYQINFCPSINQTPSAASPPPSSKPPSPPDTAPFGSSKVRTVVVIAGAIISFILTVTSILFVVHRRRRRRRHHEMEEDEAELGKLQVTPMRFTFQQLEVATEQFKDKLGEGGFGSVFEGQLGEERIAVKRLDQAGQGKREFLAEKSHRLLVYEYMPKGSLDKWIYCRHDNTAPPLEWRVRRKIITNIAKGLTYLHEDCMKRIAHLDVKPQNILIDDDFNAKLSDFGLCKLIDRDMSKVVTRMRGTPGYLAPEWLTSQITEKADVYSFGIVVMEIASGRKNLDTSRSEESIHLITLLEEKVKNGHLVDLVDRNSNDMQAHEQDVIQMMKLAMWCLQIDCKRRPKMSDVVKVLEGTMDAESNIDHNFVATNQVNFGLAGNATPSAPPLASDLSGPR, encoded by the exons ATGGCAGCTGCGGCCACCTCCCCTCTAACTCCCCATCACCTGCCCCCGGTTCTCCTCTGCATCCTGCTCCTCCTGCCAGCCGCTGCCGCCCAGACGACACTGAAGATCACCAACATGTGCCCCTACACCGTGTGGCCAGCCGCCACGCCGGTGGGTGGTGGCATGCGGCTGGACCCAGGGACGACATGGACCTTCGACGTGCCTGATAACACCAAAGGAGGGCAAGTATGGGCACGCACGGGCTGTTCATTTGACATCAATGACAAGGGGTCGTGCCAGACAGGCGACTGTGATGGCGTGCTCACCTGCAATGGCCGTGGTAAGCAACCCTTCACGCTTGCAGAGTTCTCGCTCAACCAGTTTGAGCACAACAGCTTATTCTACATCTCCCTCGACAACGGCTTCAACGTGCCCATGGAGTTCCTGCCAGTGCAGGTCAAGGGGGGACAAAGAAGGTGCAAGGGAACACGCTGCGGGGTAGACATCACGTCGCAGTGCCCGAGCGAGCTCAAGGTGCCGGGAGGCTGCAACAGCACATGTCCAGTGGTATCCAAATTGCCTTGCAAATACACAGACTTCTTTGTGCAGATGTGCCCGGAGGCAATCATCGACTCAAGTGATTCTCCCTCAGTGATTGTATTCAGCTGCCCATGGGGAACCACATACCAGATCAACTTCTGCCCATCGATCAATCAAACGCCTTCAGCTGCAAGTCCTCCTCCTTCATCAAAACCTCCAAGTCCTCCAGACACAGCTCCTTTTGGGTCATCAAAAGTGCGCACTGTTGTTGTGATTGCAGGTGCCATAATCAGTTTCATTTTAACTGTCACCTCCATCCTTTTTGTCGtacatagaagaagaagaagacgcagaCACCATGAGATGGAGGAGGACGAGGCAGAGTTGGGTAAGCTACAAGTAACACCAATGAGGTTCACGTTTCAACAGTTAGAAGTGGCAACTGAACAATTCAAAGACAAGCTTGGGGAAGGAGGATTTGGGTCTGTTTTCGAGGGACAGCTTGGCGAGGAAAGGATTGCAGTAAAACGTTTGGACCAAGCTGGTCAGGGAAAGAGAGAATTCTTAGCAGAG AAATCACATAGGCTCTTGGTTTATGAGTATATGCCAAAAGGATCCTTGGACAAGTGGATCTATTGTCGACATGACAATACTGCTCCTCCGTTAGAATGGAGGGTACGGCGCAAGATTATCACTAACATAGCAAAGGGTCTTACTTATCTTCATGAGGACTGCATGAAGAGAATTGCTCATTTGGATGTCAAACCACAAAATATCCTCATAGATGATGACTTCAATGCTAAACTTTCTGATTTCGGTCTATGTAAGCTCATTGATAGGGATATGAGCAAGGTGGTTACTAGAATGAGAGGTACACCTGGATATTTAGCTCCTGAATGGTTGACATCACAAATCACGGAGAAGGCTGATGTTTATAGCTTTGGCATTGTGGTCATGGAAATCGCGAGTGGAAGAAAAAACCTTGACACTTCTCGGTCTGAAGAGAGCATCCATCTTATTACCCTATTGGAAGAAAAGGTGAAGAACGGTCATTTGGTAgatttggttgacaggaacagtaaTGACATGCAAGCACATGAGCAAGATGTAATTCAGATGATGAAGCTCGCGATGTGGTGTTTGCAGATTGACTGCAAAAGAAGGCCTAAAATGTCGGATGTAGTCAAGGTCTTGGAAGGTACCATGGATGCAGAGAGCAATATAGATCATAACTTTGTTGCAACAAACCAAGTGAATTTTGGTCTTGCTGGAAATGCAACACCTTCGGCTCCACCTCTAGCCTCAGATCTATCGGGCCCGAGGTGA